GCCAGGCCCAGTCCAATATGCATCCTGGACGAGGTCGACGCGCCCCTCGACGACCAGAACCTGAGCAACTTCGCCGCGATCATCCGGGAGTTGTCCGGCAAGTTCCAGTTTCTCGTCATCACACACAACAAGCTGACCATGGAGGCAGCCGACGTATTGTACGGCATCACCATGAGGGAGCCGGGCGCTTCCCAGGTGGTGTCTGTGCGTCTCAGGGATGTGGCCTGATGCCTTTCAAGAAGGCGCTTGACCGGATCGTCGACACGGCGGGAGGCGGAGTCGGGGCCACCATCGTTGACGACGAGGGAGAATTCGTCGATCTCGCCAACCGGGGCGACAGCTTCGAAGTAAGGCTTGCCGGGGCCCACCACGGTATCATTCTCAGCCTCCTCAACGACATCCAGGAACGGATCGGCAGCGGCGACGTCATCAGGGAACTCTACATTCGATCCGACCGTTTCACCTACAGCGTCGCGCCGGTCAAGGAGGGCCTTTTCGTCGTCCTCATACAGGACAGG
The bacterium DNA segment above includes these coding regions:
- a CDS encoding roadblock/LC7 domain-containing protein, which gives rise to MPFKKALDRIVDTAGGGVGATIVDDEGEFVDLANRGDSFEVRLAGAHHGIILSLLNDIQERIGSGDVIRELYIRSDRFTYSVAPVKEGLFVVLIQDRTGIPALGMKALRDGIPEINELI